The Pseudophryne corroboree isolate aPseCor3 chromosome 2, aPseCor3.hap2, whole genome shotgun sequence genome has a segment encoding these proteins:
- the LOC135049771 gene encoding basic-leucine zipper transcription factor A-like, whose protein sequence is MLAASGFHRTSQQVINKLKALKRNFHKVHDHNRNRSGAARMEWQYYEQCATIFGHTALATPVSLSSSIAAAETRQACAASTCSVQDPDTRSQDPDTRSPPPPSPLLVLDDTQPMPTTMPDPVVQEPSRTETTDAPEDTEAGPSQMAPIAQTQPLRGNIYTVPPRRRRPNKTEQAARIMTTVLVEKLEQMDAAMADREDARLERFLQAEQDMNNTFMTQLISMQETYNRDARERQREMQEFQMSIFDRMFQCIEGLHTVPPNYPQPYTQYYPVPPYYDHTPPQPTPHHTHPRHNQPQQTPPPLTPTHYTHPRHTQPQQTPPPLTPTHYTHPRHTQPQHTQSPSETETTTESPVYRNLS, encoded by the exons atgcttgcagcctctggattccaccgtacctcccagcaggtaatcaataaactaaaggcccttaaaaggaatttccataaggtccacgaccacaacagaaacagaagtggtgctgcccgtatggagtggcaatattatgagcagtgtgccaccatatttggccacacagcacttgcaacaccggttagcttatcctccagcatagcagcagcagaaacaagacaggcctgtgctgcttccacctgcagcgtacaggacccagacacccgatcacaggacccagacacccgatcaccaccaccaccatctccactactcgtactggatgatacgcaaccgatgccaaccactatgcctgacccagttgtacaggagcccagcaggactgaaaccactgatgcgccagaagacacagaggctgggccaagtcaaatggccccaattgcacaaacgcagcctttgcgtggaaaca tatatactgttccgccaaggaggcgccgcccaaacaaaacggagcaagctgcaagaattatgaccactgtcctggtggagaaattagagcagatggacgctgccatggctgatcgagaagatgcacgtctcgagcgatttttgcaggcagagcaagacatgaacaacacatttatgacgcagctgatctctatgcaggaaacctataatagggatgcaagagaacgtcagagagaaatgcaggaatttcaaatgtccatatttgaccgaatgttccaatgcattgaagggctgcacacagtgccaccaaactaccctcaaccgtatacccaatattaccctgtacccccctactatgatcataccccacctcaaccaacgccacaccatacccatcctcgacataaccaaccccaacaaaccccacctccactaactccaactcactatacccatcctcgacatacacaacctcaacaaaccccacctccactaactccaactcactatacccatcctcgacatacacaacctcaacacacccaatcaccttctgaaacggagacaactacagagtctcctgtttatcgtaatttatcttaa